A window from Corynebacterium urealyticum DSM 7109 encodes these proteins:
- a CDS encoding ABC transporter substrate-binding protein codes for MVFKPGFGQRYRELFSAGTVLPAHAVTKRAEVESVTATVESGVEEDLLRLGKAWQELFDITKTDPATVPTFGPYRIAEKGERGQLVLRENSEWAGDRPAQLPIYVWGPGADLPKLAEDNQISVLDAPVKTDFAAAGIASEKFSISRQPSDRLDTLSLADTGIFADEGSRHAFSSCIDRKALVKTTSEFSRNRVTATGLRVLQPSAPTHPRLKALSGAHMTRDIPAAKAALEGATVRIGYLQEHERYAKQVETIKNSCAEAGITVEAVPLTATNYGTLGEDYDALLSTLSGFGRNGLSKADQASLLPEILRAEKELQQAMWTIPLTTEPRAIATLKNLDNVVDNPGNVGLSWNMDRWVELDHIPETTSATDTSTKKS; via the coding sequence GTGGTGTTCAAGCCGGGTTTCGGGCAGCGCTATCGCGAACTTTTTAGCGCGGGCACGGTTCTGCCGGCCCACGCTGTGACCAAGCGGGCCGAGGTGGAATCAGTCACGGCAACTGTTGAGTCTGGGGTGGAAGAAGACCTGCTTCGCCTGGGCAAGGCTTGGCAGGAGCTCTTCGATATCACCAAGACGGACCCTGCCACTGTCCCGACGTTCGGCCCGTACCGAATCGCCGAGAAGGGCGAGCGAGGCCAGCTGGTGCTCCGGGAGAACTCGGAATGGGCGGGGGACCGCCCCGCACAGCTGCCGATCTACGTGTGGGGGCCGGGGGCGGACCTGCCGAAGCTCGCCGAGGACAACCAGATTTCGGTGCTTGACGCGCCCGTCAAGACTGATTTCGCCGCCGCCGGCATCGCATCGGAGAAGTTTTCAATTAGCCGCCAGCCCAGTGATCGTCTCGATACCCTGAGCCTTGCGGACACCGGAATCTTCGCTGACGAAGGTTCGCGGCACGCCTTCAGCTCCTGCATTGACCGCAAGGCCCTCGTTAAGACTACGTCGGAGTTCTCCCGCAATCGCGTGACTGCCACTGGCCTGCGCGTACTACAGCCATCTGCGCCGACTCACCCCCGGCTGAAGGCACTGTCCGGGGCGCACATGACCCGGGATATCCCCGCGGCGAAGGCTGCTCTCGAGGGAGCTACCGTGCGCATCGGTTACCTGCAGGAGCACGAGCGTTACGCCAAGCAGGTTGAGACCATCAAGAACAGCTGCGCGGAAGCCGGGATCACCGTCGAAGCAGTGCCACTGACCGCCACAAACTACGGAACCTTGGGGGAGGACTACGACGCGCTGCTGTCGACCCTCAGCGGGTTCGGACGCAATGGGCTCAGCAAGGCGGACCAGGCATCGCTGTTGCCGGAGATCCTTCGTGCGGAGAAGGAACTGCAGCAAGCGATGTGGACGATTCCGCTGACCACCGAGCCGCGGGCGATTGCAACCCTGAAGAACCTAGACAACGTCGTGGATAACCCGGGCAATGTCGGCCTCAGCTGGAATATGGACCGGTGGGTCGAGCTTGACCACATCCCCGAAACCACCAGCGCAACGGACACATCCACCAAGAAGTCTTAA
- a CDS encoding adenine phosphoribosyltransferase, whose translation MTQASDFILSDPSAIKRQEYAQKLLADHIRLVPGFPAEGIVFEDLTPALADAESFRAVVCSLADAAREMEPDLIAGLDARGFLLGSAVAYELGLGILAVRKGGKLPPPVHQANYQLEYGTATLEIPADGLDLRGRRVLLLDDVLATGGTLQAARSLLDKAGATVCGLGVVLEVQALDGRQRFPDIPLYVVGTDHE comes from the coding sequence ATGACCCAGGCATCAGATTTCATCCTCTCCGACCCGAGCGCGATCAAGCGCCAGGAATACGCCCAGAAGCTGCTCGCCGATCACATTCGGCTCGTGCCAGGATTCCCCGCCGAGGGCATTGTTTTCGAGGACCTCACGCCGGCGCTCGCCGACGCGGAGTCTTTCCGCGCCGTTGTTTGTTCCTTGGCTGACGCTGCCCGCGAGATGGAACCGGACCTGATCGCCGGGCTCGACGCGCGCGGGTTTTTGCTTGGCAGCGCTGTGGCTTATGAGCTGGGACTCGGCATCCTCGCGGTGCGTAAGGGCGGAAAACTACCGCCGCCGGTCCACCAGGCCAACTATCAGCTGGAGTACGGCACCGCCACGCTTGAGATCCCAGCCGACGGCTTGGACCTGCGGGGGCGGCGGGTGCTGCTGCTCGACGACGTCCTGGCGACCGGGGGTACCCTCCAGGCTGCCCGCAGCTTGCTTGACAAAGCTGGTGCGACGGTCTGCGGCCTTGGGGTAGTACTTGAGGTACAAGCGCTGGACGGTCGTCAACGCTTCCCTGATATCCCGTTGTATGTCGTAGGAACCGATCATGAGTAA